Proteins encoded by one window of Lycium barbarum isolate Lr01 chromosome 11, ASM1917538v2, whole genome shotgun sequence:
- the LOC132619768 gene encoding uncharacterized protein LOC132619768, translating to MDEDRDWGWLERYVRVKTEDIIPADHMPFPEKWNNKRLPKGSVAPRPESGTAPPAPASNFDTAGSSRVLADAAKRKRPSERGQTPKRKKARSVARSSKEETEPDFIVRRVASIPSVASIPEETVSFSPLHSIGEGPLVPDPRSGETSSEDTPLQRKRSGEAAAAEADKRAAPVPESEAPTGARPSPEHEPAATAEPPAFAENIEAAPSSSTPVLRDFVF from the exons atggatgaagacagagactgGGGATGGCTGGAGCGATacgtccgggtgaagaccgaggacattatCCCAGCCGACcatatgcctttcccggagaagtggaataacaagc gtttgcccaagggctcggtggccCCTAGACCGGAATCAGGGACCGCTCCCCCTGCACCGGCGTCCAATTTTGACACGGCGGGTTCTTCCCGTGTTCTTGCCGATGCTGCAAAAAGGAAACGGCCTTCCGAAAGGGGGCAGACGCCAAAAAGGAAGAAGGCAAGAAGCGTTGCTCGGTCTTCAAAGGAAGAGACGGAGCCCGACTTTATTGTTCGGAGAGTGGCCTCAATTCCCTCCGTGGCTTCCATACCGGAGGAGACAGTCTCCTTTTCACCCCTTCATTCTATCGGCGAAGGTCCCTTGGTTCCTGATCCAcgttcag gtgaaacttcttcggaagacaCTCCCCTGCAAAGGAAAAGATCCGGGGAAGCGGCTGCTGCTGAAGCCGACAAAAGGGCCGCCCCAGTACCGGAGAGCGAAGCCCCCACAGGCGCTCGTCCGTCTcccgagcatgagcctgctgCAACTGCGGAGCCCCCGGCTTTTGCCGAAAATATTGAGGCcgctccaagttcatctaccccggtTCTGCGG gatttTGTTTTTTGA